A region from the Dysidea avara chromosome 15, odDysAvar1.4, whole genome shotgun sequence genome encodes:
- the LOC136245579 gene encoding uncharacterized protein has protein sequence MVSLDSGNEDHHNISTSDEISLTEIMKKFLSTQNLILTRLDKLESQLESQQGTPLMYNIPTSSAHQSQSGQNQSSSDLGQHQVISGQYQYQSSSRHSQHQSSSQHQSSSRHQSSSRHQSSSRYQSSSQHQPSRHQSSPGQHHSPTGQYQSSSHQHHASSGLQRCIPIRSLSKSVILPSSEIDHIPLVHPDRIINKYRTYCTKSRVSTLAQRLAAKSYFGDRILARCTVMGCRSHPALPIVELNRLKEKIFQLFPQHWADPTTFEDTWTSCCTAIGQRCKRLKKTGIHS, from the exons ATGGTGTCACTAGATTCCG GTAATGAGGACCACCATAACATATCTACTAGTGATGAAATATCTTTGACAGAGATTATGAAGAAATTTCTTAGCACGCAAAATTTGATTCTTACCCGTCTGGATAAACTAGAAAGCCAATTAGAAAGCCAACAAG GAACACCACTCATGTATAACATACCGACATCTAGTGCTCATCAGTCACAGTCAGGTCAAAATCAGTCATCCTCAGACCTAGGTCAACATCAGGTAATCTCAGGTCAATATCAATACCAGTCATCCTCTCGACACTCTCAACACCAGTCATCCTCTCAACACCAGTCATCCTCTCGACACCAGTCATCTTCTCGACACCAGTCATCCTCTCGATACCAGTCATCCTCTCAACACCAGCCCTCTCGACATCAGTCATCCCCTGGTCAACATCATTCACCTACTGGTCAATATCAGTCATCTTCTCACCAGCATCATGCATCATCAGGTCTACAGAGATGTATACCAATTAGGTCACTATCAAAATCAGTAATCCTACCGTCATCTGAAATAGACCATATCCCACTAGTTCACCCAGATAGAATCATAAACAAATACAGAACATATTGTACCAAAAGTAGAGTGTCCACTCTTGCACAGAGGTTAGCAGCAAAATCATATTTTGGTGATCGGATTTTGGCAAGGTGTACAGTCATGGGTTGTCGAAGTCATCCTGCACTTCCCATTGTCGAGCTGAATAGGCTGAAGGAGAAGATTTTCCAGCTATTCCCTCAGCACTGGGCAGACCCCACAACATTTGAAGACACGTGGACATCATGCTGCACTGCCATCGGACAGCGCTGCAAGCGGCTGAAAAAGACAGGCATACACAGTTAG